Proteins from a genomic interval of Clostridia bacterium:
- a CDS encoding helix-turn-helix transcriptional regulator has product MENQFAENLKELRMEKGLGQAQLARAIGVSNGIVSLWENKKREPTMGSLIALAKYFNVSLDYITGLEQQEKRN; this is encoded by the coding sequence ATGGAAAACCAATTTGCCGAAAACTTGAAAGAATTACGCATGGAAAAAGGCTTGGGTCAAGCCCAATTAGCGCGCGCCATCGGCGTGAGCAACGGTATCGTGAGTTTGTGGGAAAACAAGAAACGCGAACCGACGATGGGTAGCTTGATCGCATTGGCGAAGTATTTCAACGTTTCGCTGGACTATATCACAGGATTGGAGCAACAAGAAAAGCGCAACTAA
- a CDS encoding DUF4364 family protein, with product MDEQYREVQDKLIVLYVLDKMEMPLAEESVLSICADANDWMPYINCQHALNRLTEASLVHRNVMQKTIYTITPSGRDCLANFYTRIPLSLREEINDFISKERLAYKRNQELFRDYYKNKDGTYTVHLCICEMESDTPMLDIKMSVDTRKSAKFIYNHWDEKAAKIYELLYDNLFD from the coding sequence ATGGACGAACAATATCGGGAAGTACAGGATAAGTTGATCGTGCTATACGTCTTGGACAAGATGGAAATGCCCTTGGCGGAAGAGAGCGTGCTGTCGATTTGCGCCGATGCGAACGACTGGATGCCCTATATCAACTGTCAACACGCCTTGAACAGACTGACCGAGGCGAGCCTGGTGCATCGCAACGTCATGCAAAAGACCATCTACACCATCACGCCGTCGGGGCGGGATTGTTTGGCCAACTTCTATACGCGCATCCCTTTGTCTTTGCGCGAAGAAATCAACGACTTTATCTCCAAAGAGCGGTTGGCGTACAAGCGCAACCAAGAATTGTTCCGTGATTATTACAAAAACAAGGACGGCACGTACACCGTGCACCTTTGCATCTGCGAAATGGAGTCGGATACGCCTATGCTCGATATAAAAATGAGCGTTGATACGCGGAAATCGGCTAAATTCATCTACAACCATTGGGACGAGAAGGCGGCGAAGATATACGAATTGCTGTACGACAATCTTTTCGATTGA